Proteins from a single region of Drosophila biarmipes strain raj3 chromosome 3R, RU_DBia_V1.1, whole genome shotgun sequence:
- the LOC108023867 gene encoding rho GTPase-activating protein 100F isoform X6 translates to MCDSATTGCFLTRSSHRKENGRSVPDVTASPGRAPPGPLPANQLSSLGNQQHHGNQQHHGNQQHHGNQGNHRGASGSLSNAAGVKDPVMLQGDFRKVSGISSEIFRQIEAVENDHDPNTAAALEAVERRGEMIVRVLEPRCMGSKQAVDAAHKLMNKADGRHTVQLVEIVKRPGQTLGLYIREGNGADRTDGVFISRIALESAVYNSGCLRVGDEILAVNLVDVTHMSLDDVVIIMSIPRRLVLAIRQRRGNRGTGSPGPPTLSRPEQKPPPVVVIKRDLRDEDLDETDRMPRPRSSRERRDGREMTESRSRLGLGLNNYSPQSEQLDMYYNTRGGGGSGAMGEPPNWGYKPPPPPSSVITEQPTKGHAFAPSHAYYQNAGTLESLAEKVHAFYPGQPGAPPVGPSRRMSTGTGNVGLAQQHARFPRSGSDQHLPRVEYADYSNSLGRHSLLRSSLKPGTAGGAPMPVGVGGTLGRYGRYDQQRGGVSKYGPPAGGAQSLTRRSRPNLDYSSDTEATIGPRPSYYYYNRPAIGSMPRGSGGAGGGVGAATAAALLAGAADLNKFNSLPRERPGVRLQGIRSRMGDRLVDENDGNTSAPEFDARRGRDLRQRITASPSIFTADEYRAWLRRAPSSSAIAEQMRMTRDMFAQPRAQRFSCSAENIHDALRNTESIYSSRTHILGTGTLDRNMGLTRPISALPVRSMSSQHIGGAGSIRSPSIRRMRQLLELSAGPASPSGSILSTGGHQSPAPTPSATLPRPHRQIDINPAEFAKYKLDKPIVDIGGISGMLWIHLLAGRGLRTAPEGAAGQAPPGQTRDLYCVIECDRVHKARTVVRSGDLQFDWDESFELDLVGNKQLDVLVYSWDPQHRHKLCYRGAISLSSILRQSPLHQLALKVEPRGTIYIRMRHTDPLALYKRRGLPSLRAGYPTLFGADLETVVNRESKNAPGSAPVPIVLRRCVEEVERRGLDIIGLYRLCGSATKKRLLREAFERNSRAVELSPEHVPDINVITGVLKDYLRELPEPLFTRCLFQMTVDALAVCLPDDPEGNAKLMLSILDCLPRANRATLVFLLDHLSLVVSNSERNKMSAQALATVMGPPLMLHSASAQPGADIDHAQPIAVLKYLLQIWPQPQAQHQQMAQHMGGAAGAMMGGLATAGSMSNMAGVASGRRGESTGQRGSKVSALPADRQQLLLQQQAQLMAAGNLLRSSTSVTNILSQGHPQLSATANSHLYQSVVGQLAQSHRALQQAVQQPYQLGGSVGSAIPDQSPLPLPGTPSPGSSSASTGSGSGSGSGKSTDTIKRGASPVSVKQVKIVDQPSSPYSIVMKKPPLQKDTPVEITTPTTQADSASSLGGSTRDKESNGTASRRGNVDFYEPHKAQSKSSVTEESSYTSKYSGLAAKKSSFGNSSYTPSKANASGLSAGEDYKAMRNKSSATSSSSSSQATVLSAGSTATSAPTTSSDDSDDLVSYKSSASTNALLAQSQAMTTSQLMSKYLKREPRVQFTPIKSPDSPSPPGGGDGLPKGTYQLVTPSSGSSTKPGATTGAISKYTTSSADSNTNTNSQKLSSPSRLSSSKDSNTKTGAVSSTTASLVSTGRRLFDSLASSSSSETETKTYIGGTIAASGASTPATYTNDTRNSGSSSSKSGMGAGSGLGAVSGANSEGRSYGSTLFGSSGLGNGNGSSHSHSSASPSPFTTTNGNGNHNTMHLYGTLPKNGASTGAALFGGSANSSSYHSAGSGSGAGTASSSGVSSMTGSTNSYDFYTSSSSSGSGSRPFANGGNNYHTLGTYRAQYAATNPFLDAFDEKPGSNGGSHGEEKLGADKGHHRAAVMAAFQSSGDSKNGSDEYDDIK, encoded by the exons ATGTGTGATAGCGCCACCACGGGATGTTTCCTGACCAGAAGCAGCCACCGCAAG GAGAATGGAAGATCAGTTCCTGATGTCACTGCCAGCCCGGGACGCGCTCCTCCCGGCCCGCTGCCCGCCAACCAGCTGTCCTCGCTGGGCAACCAGCAACACCACGGCAACCAGCAGCATCACGGCAACCAGCAACATCACGGAAACCAGGGCAACCACCGCGGGGCGAGCGGTAGTCTGTCGAACGCCGCCGGGGTCAAGGACCCGGTGATGCTTCAGGGCGACTTCCGCAAGGTCAGCGGCATCAGCTCGGAGATCTTCCGCCAGATAGAGGCCGTCGAGAATGACCACGATCCCAACACGGCCGCGGCCCTGGAGGCGGTGGAGCGACGCGGGGAGATGATCGTGCGCGTCCTGGAGCCGCGATGCATGGGCAGCAAGCAGGCGGTGGACGCCGCCCACAAGCTGATGAACAAGGCGGACGGGCGACACACGGTGCAGCTGGTGGAGATCGTCAAGCGGCCGGGTCAGACGCTGGGCCTGTACATCCGCGAGGGCAACGGGGCGGATCGCACCGACGGCGTGTTCATCTCGCGGATCGCCCTTGAGTCGGCGGTCTACAACAGCGGCTGCTTGCGG GTGGGCGACGAAATCCTGGCGGTGAACCTGGTGGACGTTACCCACATGTCCCTGGACGATGTTGTCATCATTATGTCAATTCCGCGCCGCCTGGTGCTGGCGATACGGCAGCGGCGTGGCAATCGTGGCACAGGATCACCCGGACCGCCGACGCTCTCCCGACCGGAACAGAAACCGCCACCGGTTGTTGTGATCAAGCGGGATCTGCGGGACGAGGATCTGGACGAGACGGACCGGATGCCGAGACCGCGCTCATCACGTGAAAGAC GAGATGGCCGCGAAATGACGGAGTCGCGATCTCGCTTGGGTTTGGGGCTCAATAACTACAGCCCGCAGTCGGAGCAACTGGATATGTACTACAATACCCGCGGCGGAGGAGGAAGTGGAGCCATGGGTGAGCCGCCGAACTGGGGCTACaagccaccgccgccaccgtCTTCGGTGATTACGGAGCAGCCGACGAAAGGCCATGCTTTTGCTCCATCGCACGCTTACTACCAGAATGCTGGCACCCTGGAGAGCCTGGCGGAGAAGGTACACGCCTTCTATCCCGGACAGCCCGGCGCTCCGCCTGTGGGACCCTCGAGACGAATGTCCACGGGCACCGGCAACGTGGGTCTCGCTCAACAACATGCCAGATTCCCGCGTTCTGGTTCGGATCAGCATTTACCTCGCGTTGAATATGCGGACTATTCGAACTCCCTGGGACGGCACTCCCTTTTGCGGTCGAGCTTGAAGCCAGGAACGGCTGGAGGAGCTCCAATGCCAGTGGGAGTGGGTGGTACTCTGGGCCGCTACGGGCGCTACGACCAACAGAGAGGCGGGGTGTCCAAGTACGGTCCACCAGCAGGCGGAGCTCAATCGCTGACCCGTCGCTCCCGACCAAATCTGGACTATTCCAGCGATACGGAGGCTACAATTGGACCCAGGCCAAGTTACTACTACTATAACAGACCCGCCATCGGCAGCATGCCAAGGGGATCGGGTGGAGCAGGCGGAGGAGTTGGAGCAGCTACAGCCGCTGCCTTGTTAGCCGGAGCCGCGGATCTCAACAAATTCAATTCATTGCCACGGGAGCGACCAGGAGTGAGATTGCAGGGCATTCGCTCCAGGATGGGTGACCGTTTGGTGGACGAGAACGACGGCAACACTTCGGCACCCGAATTCGACGCGAGGAGGGGCAGGGACCTGCGGCAGCGAATAACCGCCAGTCCGTCGATATTCACTGCGGACGAGTATCGCGCCTGGCTAAGAAGGGCACCCAGCAGTTCTGCGATTGCGGAACAAATGCGAATGACTCGGGACATGTTTGCCCAGCCACGAGCTCAGCGATTCTCGTGCAGCGCAGAGAACATCCACGATGCTCTGAGGAAT aCGGAGAGCATCTACTCCAGTAGAACCCACATCCTCGGCACGGGCACTCTCGATCGGAACATGGGTCTTACTCGGCCTATCTCCGCGCTACCCGTGCGATCTATGTCCTCGCAGCACATTGGGGGAGCCGGATCCATTCGTTCACCCAGCATACGGCGCATGAGGCAGCTGCTGGAACTATCTGCTGGTCCTGCTAGTCCCAGCGGAAGCATCCTAAGCACCGGTGGACACCAAAGTCCGGCACCCACGCCAAGTGCCACGTTGCCCCGCCCACACCGCCAGATCGACATCAACCCTGCGGAGTTTGCGAAGTATAAGCTGGACAAGCCCATCGTGGATATAGGAGGAATCTCCGGCATGTTGTGGATTCACTTGCTCGCAGGCCGCGGCCTTAGAACAGCTCCAGAGGGAGCGGCAGGACAGGCGCCACCAGGCCAAACCAGAGATCTCTATTGCGTCATCGAGTGCGATCGCGTGCACAAAGCACGCACCGTGGTGCGTTCCGGTGACCTGCAGTTCGACTGGGACGAGTCCTTCGAGCTGGATTTGGTGGGCAACAAGCAGTTGGACGTACTGGTCTACTCCTGGGATCCGCAGCACAGGCACAAGCTGTGCTATCGAGGGGCCATCTCATTGTCGTCGATCCTCCGGCAGTCTCCACTCCACCAGCTGGCTTTGAAGGTGGAGCCCAGAGGCACGATATACATTCGCATGCGCCACACGGATCCACTGGCTCTCTACAAGCGAAGGGGACTGCCCAGCCTGAGAGCCGGTTACCCCACGCTCTTCGGCGCCGACTTGGAAACGGTGGTCAACAGGGAGTCTAAGAACGCGCCCGGAAGTGCACCGGTTCCCATCGTTTTAAGGCGTTGTGTGGAGGAGGTGGAGCGCCGGGGGCTCGATATAATCGGGCTGTACCGACTGTGCGGCTCCGCCACCAAGAAGCGACTGCTGCGCGAGGCCTTCGAGCGCAACAGCCGTGCCGTGGAATTGAGCCCGGAACATGTTCCTGACATCAACGTCATCACCGGCGTGCTCAAGGACTACCTCAGAGAGCTGCCGGAGCCCCTGTTCACGCGCTGTCTCTTCCAGATGACGGTGGATGCCTTGG CTGTCTGCCTGCCAGATGACCCGGAGGGCAATGCGAAACTGATGCTTAGCATTCTCGACTGCCTGCCGCGGGCGAATAGG GCCACCCTGGTATTCCTGCTGGACCACCTTTCGCTGGTCGTTTCCAACTCGGAGCGGAACAAGATGTCCGCCCAGGCGCTGGCCACCGTGATGGGCCCACCGCTGATGCTGCATTCGGCGAGTGCGCAGCCGGGCGCTGACATCGATCACGCCCAGCCGATCGCGGTGCTCAAGTATCTGCTCCAGATCTGGCCGCAGCCGCAGGCGCAGCATCAGCAGATGGCGCAGCACATGGGCGGCGCTGCGGGGGCGATGATGGGCGGCTTGGCCACCGCCGGCAGCATGAGCAATATGGCCGGCGTTGCTTCAG GTCGGCGCGGCGAGTCAACAGGGCAGCGTGGAAGCAAAGTCAGTGCGTTGCCAGCGGACAGACAGCAACTTCtactgcagcagcaggcgcagctCATGGCGGCGGGCAATCTTCTGCGCTCGTCCACTTCGGTAACCAACATACTCTCCCAAGGCCATCCTCAGCTCTCAGCCACAGCCAACAGTCATCTGTATCAATCAGTAGTGGGTCAGTTAGCTCAATCGCATCGAGCCTTGCAACAAGCGGTGCAACAG CCCTATCAATTGGGGGGCTCAGTGGGCTCAGCAATTCCCGACCAATCGCCACTGCCACTTCCAGGCACACCCTCCCCCGGCAGTAGTTCGGCGTCGACGGGCTCGGGCTCCGGATCCGGATCGGGTAAAA GCACGGATACCATCAAGCGCGGTGCTTCGCCCGTTTCGGTGAAGCAAGTCAAGATCGTCGACCAGCCGTCTAGCCCCTACTCCATCGTGATGAAGAAGCCGCCGCTGCAGAAGGACACGCCCGTAGAAATTACCACGCCGACCACCCAAGCAGATTCAGCCTCTTCCCTGGGCGGAAGCACTAGAGACAAAGAAAGCAATGGAACAGCATCTCGCAGGGGAAATGTGGACTTCTATGAACCGCACAAAGCGCAGTCCAAGAGTTCGGTGACCGAAGAATCCAGCTACACCTCCAAGTACTCCGGCCTGGCTGCTAAGAAGAGCAGCTTTGGCAACAGTAGCTACACGCCAAGCAAGGCGAATGCCAGTGGGCTCTCCGCCGGCGAGGACTACAAGGCCATGCGTAACAAGTCGAGCGCCACTTCCAGCTCCAGTTCGTCCCAGGCCACGGTTCTGAGTGCTGGCTCGACGGCCACCTCAGCCCCGACCACCTCTTCGGACGATTCAGATGATCTGGTCTCCTACAAGTCCTCGGCCTCCACAAACGCCTTGTTAGCCCAGTCGCAGGCCATGACCACCAGCCAGCTGATGTCTAAGTATCTGAAGCGGGAGCCACGGGTGCAGTTTACGCCGATTAAGTCCCCGGACTCACCCTCTCCTCCGGGAGGCGGCGACGGGCTGCCCAAGGGCACTTACCAATTGGTCACGCCAAGCTCAGGCTCATCGACCAAGCCGGGTGCTACCACTGGAGCCATTAGCAAGTACACCACCAGCTCAGCGGACTCGAACACAAATACAAACAGCCAGAAGTTGTCATCGCCCTCGCGACTGTCCAGCAGCAAGGATAGCAACACAAAGACGGGAGCGGTCAGCAGCACCACGGCCTCGCTGGTTTCCACTGGTCGTCGACTGTTCGACAGCCTGGCCTCTTCATCGTCCTCGGAGACGGAGACCAAGACCTACATAGGTGGCACCATTGCGGCAAGTGGGGCAAGTACGCCTGCAACCTACACCAATGACACCAGGAACTCCGGCAGCAGTAGCAGTAAGTCGGGAATGGGAGCGGGATCTGGGTTGGGAGCGGTTTCGGGGGCAAACTCCGAGGGCCGAAGCTATGGCAGTACGCTCTTCGGCAGCAGTGGCCTGGGAAACGGCAATGGTAGCAGCCACAGCCACTCCAGCGCCAGTCCGAGTCCATTCACCACCaccaacggcaacggcaaccaCAATACCATGCACCTGTACGGCACGTTGCCCAAGAATGGGGCTTCCACGGGGGCTGCCCTGTTTGGCGGATCGGCCAACAGCTCCTCGTACCACTCCGCGGGGAGTGGAAGTGGAGCAGGaaccgccagcagcagcggggTTAGTTCCATGACGGGCTCCACCAACAGCTACGACTTCTACACGAGCAGTAGCTCCAGTGGCAGTGGCTCGCGACCCTTCGCCAACGGGGGCAACAACTACCACACACTGGGAACCTACAGGGCCCAGTATGCGGCCACCAATCCCTTCCTAGATGCCTTCGATGAGAAGCCGGGCAGCAATGGGGGTAGCCACGGGGAGGAGAAGCTAGGCGCGGACAAGGGCCACCACAGGGCGGCTGTAATGGCGGCTTTCCAGTCGTCGGGAGACTCGAAAAACGGTAGCGATGAGTATGATGATATCAAGTGA
- the LOC108023867 gene encoding rho GTPase-activating protein 100F isoform X5 — translation MCDSATTGCFLTRSSHRKENGRSVPDVTASPGRAPPGPLPANQLSSLGNQQHHGNQQHHGNQQHHGNQGNHRGASGSLSNAAGVKDPVMLQGDFRKVSGISSEIFRQIEAVENDHDPNTAAALEAVERRGEMIVRVLEPRCMGSKQAVDAAHKLMNKADGRHTVQLVEIVKRPGQTLGLYIREGNGADRTDGVFISRIALESAVYNSGCLRVGDEILAVNLVDVTHMSLDDVVIIMSIPRRLVLAIRQRRGNRGTGSPGPPTLSRPEQKPPPVVVIKRDLRDEDLDETDRMPRPRSSRERRTGDGREMTESRSRLGLGLNNYSPQSEQLDMYYNTRGGGGSGAMGEPPNWGYKPPPPPSSVITEQPTKGHAFAPSHAYYQNAGTLESLAEKVHAFYPGQPGAPPVGPSRRMSTGTGNVGLAQQHARFPRSGSDQHLPRVEYADYSNSLGRHSLLRSSLKPGTAGGAPMPVGVGGTLGRYGRYDQQRGGVSKYGPPAGGAQSLTRRSRPNLDYSSDTEATIGPRPSYYYYNRPAIGSMPRGSGGAGGGVGAATAAALLAGAADLNKFNSLPRERPGVRLQGIRSRMGDRLVDENDGNTSAPEFDARRGRDLRQRITASPSIFTADEYRAWLRRAPSSSAIAEQMRMTRDMFAQPRAQRFSCSAENIHDALRNTESIYSSRTHILGTGTLDRNMGLTRPISALPVRSMSSQHIGGAGSIRSPSIRRMRQLLELSAGPASPSGSILSTGGHQSPAPTPSATLPRPHRQIDINPAEFAKYKLDKPIVDIGGISGMLWIHLLAGRGLRTAPEGAAGQAPPGQTRDLYCVIECDRVHKARTVVRSGDLQFDWDESFELDLVGNKQLDVLVYSWDPQHRHKLCYRGAISLSSILRQSPLHQLALKVEPRGTIYIRMRHTDPLALYKRRGLPSLRAGYPTLFGADLETVVNRESKNAPGSAPVPIVLRRCVEEVERRGLDIIGLYRLCGSATKKRLLREAFERNSRAVELSPEHVPDINVITGVLKDYLRELPEPLFTRCLFQMTVDALAVCLPDDPEGNAKLMLSILDCLPRANRATLVFLLDHLSLVVSNSERNKMSAQALATVMGPPLMLHSASAQPGADIDHAQPIAVLKYLLQIWPQPQAQHQQMAQHMGGAAGAMMGGLATAGSMSNMAGVASGRRGESTGQRGSKVSALPADRQQLLLQQQAQLMAAGNLLRSSTSVTNILSQGHPQLSATANSHLYQSVVGQLAQSHRALQQAVQQPYQLGGSVGSAIPDQSPLPLPGTPSPGSSSASTGSGSGSGSGKSTDTIKRGASPVSVKQVKIVDQPSSPYSIVMKKPPLQKDTPVEITTPTTQADSASSLGGSTRDKESNGTASRRGNVDFYEPHKAQSKSSVTEESSYTSKYSGLAAKKSSFGNSSYTPSKANASGLSAGEDYKAMRNKSSATSSSSSSQATVLSAGSTATSAPTTSSDDSDDLVSYKSSASTNALLAQSQAMTTSQLMSKYLKREPRVQFTPIKSPDSPSPPGGGDGLPKGTYQLVTPSSGSSTKPGATTGAISKYTTSSADSNTNTNSQKLSSPSRLSSSKDSNTKTGAVSSTTASLVSTGRRLFDSLASSSSSETETKTYIGGTIAASGASTPATYTNDTRNSGSSSSKSGMGAGSGLGAVSGANSEGRSYGSTLFGSSGLGNGNGSSHSHSSASPSPFTTTNGNGNHNTMHLYGTLPKNGASTGAALFGGSANSSSYHSAGSGSGAGTASSSGVSSMTGSTNSYDFYTSSSSSGSGSRPFANGGNNYHTLGTYRAQYAATNPFLDAFDEKPGSNGGSHGEEKLGADKGHHRAAVMAAFQSSGDSKNGSDEYDDIK, via the exons ATGTGTGATAGCGCCACCACGGGATGTTTCCTGACCAGAAGCAGCCACCGCAAG GAGAATGGAAGATCAGTTCCTGATGTCACTGCCAGCCCGGGACGCGCTCCTCCCGGCCCGCTGCCCGCCAACCAGCTGTCCTCGCTGGGCAACCAGCAACACCACGGCAACCAGCAGCATCACGGCAACCAGCAACATCACGGAAACCAGGGCAACCACCGCGGGGCGAGCGGTAGTCTGTCGAACGCCGCCGGGGTCAAGGACCCGGTGATGCTTCAGGGCGACTTCCGCAAGGTCAGCGGCATCAGCTCGGAGATCTTCCGCCAGATAGAGGCCGTCGAGAATGACCACGATCCCAACACGGCCGCGGCCCTGGAGGCGGTGGAGCGACGCGGGGAGATGATCGTGCGCGTCCTGGAGCCGCGATGCATGGGCAGCAAGCAGGCGGTGGACGCCGCCCACAAGCTGATGAACAAGGCGGACGGGCGACACACGGTGCAGCTGGTGGAGATCGTCAAGCGGCCGGGTCAGACGCTGGGCCTGTACATCCGCGAGGGCAACGGGGCGGATCGCACCGACGGCGTGTTCATCTCGCGGATCGCCCTTGAGTCGGCGGTCTACAACAGCGGCTGCTTGCGG GTGGGCGACGAAATCCTGGCGGTGAACCTGGTGGACGTTACCCACATGTCCCTGGACGATGTTGTCATCATTATGTCAATTCCGCGCCGCCTGGTGCTGGCGATACGGCAGCGGCGTGGCAATCGTGGCACAGGATCACCCGGACCGCCGACGCTCTCCCGACCGGAACAGAAACCGCCACCGGTTGTTGTGATCAAGCGGGATCTGCGGGACGAGGATCTGGACGAGACGGACCGGATGCCGAGACCGCGCTCATCACGTGAAAGACGTACAG GAGATGGCCGCGAAATGACGGAGTCGCGATCTCGCTTGGGTTTGGGGCTCAATAACTACAGCCCGCAGTCGGAGCAACTGGATATGTACTACAATACCCGCGGCGGAGGAGGAAGTGGAGCCATGGGTGAGCCGCCGAACTGGGGCTACaagccaccgccgccaccgtCTTCGGTGATTACGGAGCAGCCGACGAAAGGCCATGCTTTTGCTCCATCGCACGCTTACTACCAGAATGCTGGCACCCTGGAGAGCCTGGCGGAGAAGGTACACGCCTTCTATCCCGGACAGCCCGGCGCTCCGCCTGTGGGACCCTCGAGACGAATGTCCACGGGCACCGGCAACGTGGGTCTCGCTCAACAACATGCCAGATTCCCGCGTTCTGGTTCGGATCAGCATTTACCTCGCGTTGAATATGCGGACTATTCGAACTCCCTGGGACGGCACTCCCTTTTGCGGTCGAGCTTGAAGCCAGGAACGGCTGGAGGAGCTCCAATGCCAGTGGGAGTGGGTGGTACTCTGGGCCGCTACGGGCGCTACGACCAACAGAGAGGCGGGGTGTCCAAGTACGGTCCACCAGCAGGCGGAGCTCAATCGCTGACCCGTCGCTCCCGACCAAATCTGGACTATTCCAGCGATACGGAGGCTACAATTGGACCCAGGCCAAGTTACTACTACTATAACAGACCCGCCATCGGCAGCATGCCAAGGGGATCGGGTGGAGCAGGCGGAGGAGTTGGAGCAGCTACAGCCGCTGCCTTGTTAGCCGGAGCCGCGGATCTCAACAAATTCAATTCATTGCCACGGGAGCGACCAGGAGTGAGATTGCAGGGCATTCGCTCCAGGATGGGTGACCGTTTGGTGGACGAGAACGACGGCAACACTTCGGCACCCGAATTCGACGCGAGGAGGGGCAGGGACCTGCGGCAGCGAATAACCGCCAGTCCGTCGATATTCACTGCGGACGAGTATCGCGCCTGGCTAAGAAGGGCACCCAGCAGTTCTGCGATTGCGGAACAAATGCGAATGACTCGGGACATGTTTGCCCAGCCACGAGCTCAGCGATTCTCGTGCAGCGCAGAGAACATCCACGATGCTCTGAGGAAT aCGGAGAGCATCTACTCCAGTAGAACCCACATCCTCGGCACGGGCACTCTCGATCGGAACATGGGTCTTACTCGGCCTATCTCCGCGCTACCCGTGCGATCTATGTCCTCGCAGCACATTGGGGGAGCCGGATCCATTCGTTCACCCAGCATACGGCGCATGAGGCAGCTGCTGGAACTATCTGCTGGTCCTGCTAGTCCCAGCGGAAGCATCCTAAGCACCGGTGGACACCAAAGTCCGGCACCCACGCCAAGTGCCACGTTGCCCCGCCCACACCGCCAGATCGACATCAACCCTGCGGAGTTTGCGAAGTATAAGCTGGACAAGCCCATCGTGGATATAGGAGGAATCTCCGGCATGTTGTGGATTCACTTGCTCGCAGGCCGCGGCCTTAGAACAGCTCCAGAGGGAGCGGCAGGACAGGCGCCACCAGGCCAAACCAGAGATCTCTATTGCGTCATCGAGTGCGATCGCGTGCACAAAGCACGCACCGTGGTGCGTTCCGGTGACCTGCAGTTCGACTGGGACGAGTCCTTCGAGCTGGATTTGGTGGGCAACAAGCAGTTGGACGTACTGGTCTACTCCTGGGATCCGCAGCACAGGCACAAGCTGTGCTATCGAGGGGCCATCTCATTGTCGTCGATCCTCCGGCAGTCTCCACTCCACCAGCTGGCTTTGAAGGTGGAGCCCAGAGGCACGATATACATTCGCATGCGCCACACGGATCCACTGGCTCTCTACAAGCGAAGGGGACTGCCCAGCCTGAGAGCCGGTTACCCCACGCTCTTCGGCGCCGACTTGGAAACGGTGGTCAACAGGGAGTCTAAGAACGCGCCCGGAAGTGCACCGGTTCCCATCGTTTTAAGGCGTTGTGTGGAGGAGGTGGAGCGCCGGGGGCTCGATATAATCGGGCTGTACCGACTGTGCGGCTCCGCCACCAAGAAGCGACTGCTGCGCGAGGCCTTCGAGCGCAACAGCCGTGCCGTGGAATTGAGCCCGGAACATGTTCCTGACATCAACGTCATCACCGGCGTGCTCAAGGACTACCTCAGAGAGCTGCCGGAGCCCCTGTTCACGCGCTGTCTCTTCCAGATGACGGTGGATGCCTTGG CTGTCTGCCTGCCAGATGACCCGGAGGGCAATGCGAAACTGATGCTTAGCATTCTCGACTGCCTGCCGCGGGCGAATAGG GCCACCCTGGTATTCCTGCTGGACCACCTTTCGCTGGTCGTTTCCAACTCGGAGCGGAACAAGATGTCCGCCCAGGCGCTGGCCACCGTGATGGGCCCACCGCTGATGCTGCATTCGGCGAGTGCGCAGCCGGGCGCTGACATCGATCACGCCCAGCCGATCGCGGTGCTCAAGTATCTGCTCCAGATCTGGCCGCAGCCGCAGGCGCAGCATCAGCAGATGGCGCAGCACATGGGCGGCGCTGCGGGGGCGATGATGGGCGGCTTGGCCACCGCCGGCAGCATGAGCAATATGGCCGGCGTTGCTTCAG GTCGGCGCGGCGAGTCAACAGGGCAGCGTGGAAGCAAAGTCAGTGCGTTGCCAGCGGACAGACAGCAACTTCtactgcagcagcaggcgcagctCATGGCGGCGGGCAATCTTCTGCGCTCGTCCACTTCGGTAACCAACATACTCTCCCAAGGCCATCCTCAGCTCTCAGCCACAGCCAACAGTCATCTGTATCAATCAGTAGTGGGTCAGTTAGCTCAATCGCATCGAGCCTTGCAACAAGCGGTGCAACAG CCCTATCAATTGGGGGGCTCAGTGGGCTCAGCAATTCCCGACCAATCGCCACTGCCACTTCCAGGCACACCCTCCCCCGGCAGTAGTTCGGCGTCGACGGGCTCGGGCTCCGGATCCGGATCGGGTAAAA GCACGGATACCATCAAGCGCGGTGCTTCGCCCGTTTCGGTGAAGCAAGTCAAGATCGTCGACCAGCCGTCTAGCCCCTACTCCATCGTGATGAAGAAGCCGCCGCTGCAGAAGGACACGCCCGTAGAAATTACCACGCCGACCACCCAAGCAGATTCAGCCTCTTCCCTGGGCGGAAGCACTAGAGACAAAGAAAGCAATGGAACAGCATCTCGCAGGGGAAATGTGGACTTCTATGAACCGCACAAAGCGCAGTCCAAGAGTTCGGTGACCGAAGAATCCAGCTACACCTCCAAGTACTCCGGCCTGGCTGCTAAGAAGAGCAGCTTTGGCAACAGTAGCTACACGCCAAGCAAGGCGAATGCCAGTGGGCTCTCCGCCGGCGAGGACTACAAGGCCATGCGTAACAAGTCGAGCGCCACTTCCAGCTCCAGTTCGTCCCAGGCCACGGTTCTGAGTGCTGGCTCGACGGCCACCTCAGCCCCGACCACCTCTTCGGACGATTCAGATGATCTGGTCTCCTACAAGTCCTCGGCCTCCACAAACGCCTTGTTAGCCCAGTCGCAGGCCATGACCACCAGCCAGCTGATGTCTAAGTATCTGAAGCGGGAGCCACGGGTGCAGTTTACGCCGATTAAGTCCCCGGACTCACCCTCTCCTCCGGGAGGCGGCGACGGGCTGCCCAAGGGCACTTACCAATTGGTCACGCCAAGCTCAGGCTCATCGACCAAGCCGGGTGCTACCACTGGAGCCATTAGCAAGTACACCACCAGCTCAGCGGACTCGAACACAAATACAAACAGCCAGAAGTTGTCATCGCCCTCGCGACTGTCCAGCAGCAAGGATAGCAACACAAAGACGGGAGCGGTCAGCAGCACCACGGCCTCGCTGGTTTCCACTGGTCGTCGACTGTTCGACAGCCTGGCCTCTTCATCGTCCTCGGAGACGGAGACCAAGACCTACATAGGTGGCACCATTGCGGCAAGTGGGGCAAGTACGCCTGCAACCTACACCAATGACACCAGGAACTCCGGCAGCAGTAGCAGTAAGTCGGGAATGGGAGCGGGATCTGGGTTGGGAGCGGTTTCGGGGGCAAACTCCGAGGGCCGAAGCTATGGCAGTACGCTCTTCGGCAGCAGTGGCCTGGGAAACGGCAATGGTAGCAGCCACAGCCACTCCAGCGCCAGTCCGAGTCCATTCACCACCaccaacggcaacggcaaccaCAATACCATGCACCTGTACGGCACGTTGCCCAAGAATGGGGCTTCCACGGGGGCTGCCCTGTTTGGCGGATCGGCCAACAGCTCCTCGTACCACTCCGCGGGGAGTGGAAGTGGAGCAGGaaccgccagcagcagcggggTTAGTTCCATGACGGGCTCCACCAACAGCTACGACTTCTACACGAGCAGTAGCTCCAGTGGCAGTGGCTCGCGACCCTTCGCCAACGGGGGCAACAACTACCACACACTGGGAACCTACAGGGCCCAGTATGCGGCCACCAATCCCTTCCTAGATGCCTTCGATGAGAAGCCGGGCAGCAATGGGGGTAGCCACGGGGAGGAGAAGCTAGGCGCGGACAAGGGCCACCACAGGGCGGCTGTAATGGCGGCTTTCCAGTCGTCGGGAGACTCGAAAAACGGTAGCGATGAGTATGATGATATCAAGTGA